A stretch of DNA from Brevibacillus ruminantium:
AACGGCTACGAACACGCGGATACCCGGGTCTTCCAAAGGCTCTTTCCAGAGGTCGAAATCGAGTACTTCTTCCGGCGGAAAAACCTCTTGCATCAATTGGTGCATCTGTTTGAACAAAGGATCGTTGATATTTTGAATGCGAATGTATTGCATGGATGTTTCCTCCCCAATTCTTTCTCTTTTTAGTTTGTTTCTGTTTCTCTGCCCGAATGGGAGCGAAACGGATTTTTCCACTCCATCAGTGCGGCATAATTGCAGGACTCCTCGTCCTCCAGATAGCCCGGCACCACTTTCACCGGTGTGCGACCACAGCGCATCAGGAAGCTGATCACCGGGTCCTTCAGTTCACCGGTCACTACCTTTTCCAGGTATGCTTCCGCCGACATTTCCTTTGCATACTGTCCGTAGCCTGGCATTCTTCCGCCTCCGAGCAGACGCTCCCACCCGTTGTGAACCACCAGCTCATACATCGCTTGCATCATGCTGGCGCCCAGTCGCCATTTGCGATATGAAGGCCGGATGCAAATATCCACGACATACAGGGTGTTGCCTGCTGGATCATGGTTGCGGATGTAGCCCGAGTCCGTTACTTCCTCCCATTTGTGATCGGGGTGATCAGGGTCAAACTGAACCAGAAGACTTGTCATCGATCCTGCGAGAACACCTTCTACCTCTATGCAAATCGCTCCCTCAGGGAACAGGGTCACGTGATTGGTCAGTTGTTCCTCGTTCCACCACAGCTCCGAGGGAAAGGGTGGTGGAAAGCTCTCCTGCTGGATGCGAATCAGTTCCGCAAAATCCTCTCGCGTGTAGTTGCGAATTACTGCTTTTGCAGTCTTGTCTTGATGAAAGACAAATAATTCTTTCCGATACACGAATGCACCCCCTGTCATTATTTCCAATCGGGATACAAATCGATTCTGCGGTCGCGCCAGGTCGTGACCGAACCTTTTTCCCTGACTTCATAGAGCAGTTGCAGGTCCAGGTCGGCTGTGACCAGCATATCGTTGTTCATTTCGCCTTCGACCAGGACACCGCGTGGCGGGAAAGGAATATCGTTGGGCGTCAAAACCGCAGCCTGACCGGTGTTGGCACGCATAAAATCGACCGTCGGCAGCGATCCGACCGTTCCCGTCAGCACGACATACACCTGGTTCTCGATGGTGCGCGCGTGGCTGGTATAACGCACCCGGTGAAAGGCGTGACGATCATCTGTGCAGGACGGACAGAAGATGACATCTGCCCCGCGTGCCTTTGCCATCCGCACCAGCTCGGGAAACTCGATGTCATAGCAAATGATCAACGCTATTTTTCCTTTCTCGGTTTCAAAGATTTGCAGGTCGTCCCCAGCACCCATATTCCAGCCTTTGATTTCCCACGGGGTAATATGGATCTTCCGCTGCTGGGCAACACGTCCGTCCGGATAGAATAAAAATGCGGTATTATACAAGCGGCCCTGATCTTCGATAATATGTGTCCCGCCGATGATGTGCATCTGATGACGCTGAGCCAATGTCGTAAAGAGATTGAGGTAGGACTCCGTAAAGGAAGGAAGATCGTTGATCGTCAGCGGATTGCCCTGTTCATCCCCAATGGACATGAGCTGCGTCGTGAACAGCTCCGGAAAGAGCAAAAACTCTGTCTCGTATTCTTCCGCCAGTTTGACGTAATGCTCTACCTGACGGGCGAATTCATCAAAACTATGGATCGTGTGCAGATGATACTGCACAGCGGATACGCGCATTTTCATAGGGGAAACCTCCTGAGAAAACGATTCACTGGTTGAATCAGATGTACAGTAAATCATAGCAAATTATTGGGGGAAAGTCTTGTATCATTCACACCTTAGGTGCAAGCATCAGCAACAGCGAACGGCCTCACCCTGATGGGAAAGGCCGTTTTTGCAGTACCTGGGAAAACGGGGTCATTTGGTGCCCATTCGCAAAAGCGTACGATAGAGAAGTTCCGTGCCCAGTGCAATATCTTCATATGTGGAAAACTCCTGTGGGTTGTGGCTGATTCCATCCTTGCAGCGAACAAAAATCATCCCGTAATCGCACACATAGGAAAGTGCTAGCGCATCATGGAAGGGGCCGCTCATCAACTCGGGAGGATTTAATCCCAGCGCGCCGCTCTCTTCCCTCATGATCGCTTTGATCCAATCGGCGCAATATCGCGGCTCGCTATTGGTATCTTCGGTAATCGTATATGAAAGCCCGTTTTCCTGGGCAGCCTGCTCGATCACTGTGCGAAGCGCCCGCTCTCTTTCATTGCGGCGCTCCAGGTCGATATCACGCAAATCAATCGAAAAGCGAACCCTCTCCGGAATGATGTTGCGTGAATCTGGAAATACCTGCAGATGGCCAACCGTCCCTACCGTAGGGGCCTGCGGATCGGCTTTCGCCAGTTCATTGAGGGCGGTAATCACCTTGGCTGCACCGACGAGCGCATCTTTTCTCATCGGCATAGGTACAGAACCAGCGTGGCCGGCAAATCCGATGAATTCGACTGTCCACCAGAGCGGCCCCGAGATACCGCTGACGATTCCAATCGGTTCCTCCCTTTGGTCCAGAACAGGCCCCTGCTCGATATGAAGCTCCAGAAACGCTCCGATTGCTCCCTCCGAGTAGACGGACTCGTGCAAACGCTCTGGATCACAGCCGAAGTCCAGCAATGCCTGTCTGCGGGTGATGCCGTTTTTGTCCGTCCGCTCAAGCTCCCCTTCCTCCAGTTGATTCAAAATGCCACGAGAACCGAACAAGCCTTTCTGAAAGCGGCTTCCTTCCTCATCACAAAAGGCGATCACCTCGATCGGCTGCTTGGGACGCCCCCCTTTTTCCTGCAAGGTTTGAACAGCCTCGAGCGCTCCGAGAACACCGATCACCCCATCAAAGCGTCCTCCATATGGCTGGGAATCAATATGCGAACCCAGCATGAGCACGGGTGCGCTAGAATTCTCTGCTTCCAGCCGTCCGATCAAATTGCCGAATTGGTCGATACGAGCCGACAGACCGGCTTCCTCCATCCAGCCTTTTACCAATTCCACACCTGCGCGATCCTCGGGACTCAAGGCCAAACGGCAGACGCCGGTTTCTCCGATCTTTCCAATTTGCGCGAGGGCCTCGATTCTTTCTTTTAATCGCTCCTGATTGATGTGGAGCGGTCTTGTCTGGACATCCATCACATACGACCTCCCTTTCCTACATCTTCACTTGCTGGCTGGTAAAAAGGATTTCTCCGTCAATCATCGTCAGCTCCACCTGCATCTCTTTGATCTCTTCTACTGGCGTATCGAGG
This window harbors:
- a CDS encoding carbon-nitrogen hydrolase family protein — protein: MKMRVSAVQYHLHTIHSFDEFARQVEHYVKLAEEYETEFLLFPELFTTQLMSIGDEQGNPLTINDLPSFTESYLNLFTTLAQRHQMHIIGGTHIIEDQGRLYNTAFLFYPDGRVAQQRKIHITPWEIKGWNMGAGDDLQIFETEKGKIALIICYDIEFPELVRMAKARGADVIFCPSCTDDRHAFHRVRYTSHARTIENQVYVVLTGTVGSLPTVDFMRANTGQAAVLTPNDIPFPPRGVLVEGEMNNDMLVTADLDLQLLYEVREKGSVTTWRDRRIDLYPDWK
- a CDS encoding M20 family metallo-hydrolase encodes the protein MDVQTRPLHINQERLKERIEALAQIGKIGETGVCRLALSPEDRAGVELVKGWMEEAGLSARIDQFGNLIGRLEAENSSAPVLMLGSHIDSQPYGGRFDGVIGVLGALEAVQTLQEKGGRPKQPIEVIAFCDEEGSRFQKGLFGSRGILNQLEEGELERTDKNGITRRQALLDFGCDPERLHESVYSEGAIGAFLELHIEQGPVLDQREEPIGIVSGISGPLWWTVEFIGFAGHAGSVPMPMRKDALVGAAKVITALNELAKADPQAPTVGTVGHLQVFPDSRNIIPERVRFSIDLRDIDLERRNERERALRTVIEQAAQENGLSYTITEDTNSEPRYCADWIKAIMREESGALGLNPPELMSGPFHDALALSYVCDYGMIFVRCKDGISHNPQEFSTYEDIALGTELLYRTLLRMGTK
- a CDS encoding GNAT family N-acetyltransferase, with amino-acid sequence MYRKELFVFHQDKTAKAVIRNYTREDFAELIRIQQESFPPPFPSELWWNEEQLTNHVTLFPEGAICIEVEGVLAGSMTSLLVQFDPDHPDHKWEEVTDSGYIRNHDPAGNTLYVVDICIRPSYRKWRLGASMMQAMYELVVHNGWERLLGGGRMPGYGQYAKEMSAEAYLEKVVTGELKDPVISFLMRCGRTPVKVVPGYLEDEESCNYAALMEWKNPFRSHSGRETETN